A DNA window from Zingiber officinale cultivar Zhangliang chromosome 3A, Zo_v1.1, whole genome shotgun sequence contains the following coding sequences:
- the LOC122051259 gene encoding lipoprotein NlpI-like isoform X1, whose product MLMLASRSSPASAAAPPSPFKLSYGIVAPPEKIRSFAVFPTRRPRLEALFPSFPLPRRIFFPTVSASVWDFLTSGNSAQDASISVRRGMQLFREGDVGGSLVEFDRAIELNPRQKAYLWQRGLSLYYANRFEEGAEQFRLDVAANPNDTEESIWCFLCEAQLYGPEEARKRFLEVGQDPRPVMREAYDMFKDGGDPEKFLKNFISGSDNEYFYASLYAGLYYESQNDTDSARRHIVAACQSTYGSRSNDYMAALAKVHCSCRGWSKS is encoded by the exons ATGCTCATGCTCGCCTCACGCTCTTCTCCTGCATCAGCCGCTGCTCCTCCCTCTCCCTTCAAGCTCAGCTATGGAATCGTCGCTCCCCCGGAGAAAATCCGATCGTTCGCCGTATTTCCTACCCGAAGGCCGAGGCTTGAAGCTCTATTCCCCTCCTTTCCGTTGCCCCGCCGCATCTTCTTCCCCACGGTTTCTGCCTCAGTTTGGGACTTCCTGACGAGTGGCAATTCCGCTCAAGATGCCTCCATTTCCGTCCGCCGAGGTATGCAGCTATTCAGAGAG GGGGACGTCGGTGGGTCGCTGGTTGAGTTCGATCGAGCCATTGAATTGAACCCGCGGCAGAAAGCGT ATCTCTGGCAGCGTGGATTGTCTCTCTATTACGCGAATAG ATTTGAGGAAGGTGCAGAACAATTCAGGTTAGACGTTGCAGCAAATCCTAATGACACTGAGGAATCCATTTGGTGCTTTCTTTGTGAGGCTCAGCTTTATGGGCCTGAGGAAGCTCGGAAAAGGTTTTTAGAG GTAGGTCAAGATCCACGGCCTGTAATGCGGGAAGCATATGATATGTTCAAAGATGGTGGAGATCCAGAAAAG TTTTTGAAGAACTTCATCAGTGGCTCAGACAATGAGTACTTCTATGCTTCTTTATATGCCGGTCTTTATTATGAATCTCAG AACGATACGGATTCAGCAAGGCGGCACATCGTTGCGGCATGCCAAAGCACTTACGGGTCAAG ATCAAACGACTACATGGCTGCACTAGCCAAGGTTCACTGCAGTTGCAGAGGCTGGAGCAAAAGCTGA
- the LOC122051259 gene encoding uncharacterized protein LOC122051259 isoform X2: MPPFPSAEGDVGGSLVEFDRAIELNPRQKAYLWQRGLSLYYANRFEEGAEQFRLDVAANPNDTEESIWCFLCEAQLYGPEEARKRFLEVGQDPRPVMREAYDMFKDGGDPEKFLKNFISGSDNEYFYASLYAGLYYESQNDTDSARRHIVAACQSTYGSRSNDYMAALAKVHCSCRGWSKS, translated from the exons ATGCCTCCATTTCCGTCCGCCGAG GGGGACGTCGGTGGGTCGCTGGTTGAGTTCGATCGAGCCATTGAATTGAACCCGCGGCAGAAAGCGT ATCTCTGGCAGCGTGGATTGTCTCTCTATTACGCGAATAG ATTTGAGGAAGGTGCAGAACAATTCAGGTTAGACGTTGCAGCAAATCCTAATGACACTGAGGAATCCATTTGGTGCTTTCTTTGTGAGGCTCAGCTTTATGGGCCTGAGGAAGCTCGGAAAAGGTTTTTAGAG GTAGGTCAAGATCCACGGCCTGTAATGCGGGAAGCATATGATATGTTCAAAGATGGTGGAGATCCAGAAAAG TTTTTGAAGAACTTCATCAGTGGCTCAGACAATGAGTACTTCTATGCTTCTTTATATGCCGGTCTTTATTATGAATCTCAG AACGATACGGATTCAGCAAGGCGGCACATCGTTGCGGCATGCCAAAGCACTTACGGGTCAAG ATCAAACGACTACATGGCTGCACTAGCCAAGGTTCACTGCAGTTGCAGAGGCTGGAGCAAAAGCTGA